The Candidatus Neomarinimicrobiota bacterium genome includes the window TTTTACAGCCCCCAAAAAAACAGGGATATTTTAATTTTGAGTTTAATTGCGGAGGAACCCTCTTCGCCAGCTATGTTACAAATTCTACTCGAGTGAATAAAAACATCAAGGAATTTCAATTATTCTCCCAGGCTGAGAACCTACAGATCAAACGCTTTCACTCACTACCTTCCAGGGTCGATCCCGAACAAAAAGCTCCAGCTACATGGCTTTTGGAGTTTTTTATCCCCTTTGCGATTCTAGAGAACTATGTTGGAAACTTGGGCGATGATGAGAAGCAATTATGGAAGGGAAACGCTTTTAAATGTGGAGAGAAAACATCCCATCC containing:
- a CDS encoding carbohydrate-binding family 9-like protein, with the protein product MTPLDIASFRPESGSHRPRTQCKLIHSHEGLYGIFKVEDRYIRCIHTTFQSDVHEDSSVEIFLQPPKKQGYFNFEFNCGGTLFASYVTNSTRVNKNIKEFQLFSQAENLQIKRFHSLPSRVDPEQKAPATWLLEFFIPFAILENYVGNLGDDEKQLWKGNAFKCGEKTSHPHWGSWVALDELEFHAPANFGELRFR